The following is a genomic window from Salinibacterium sp. UTAS2018.
GTCGGGATCGGCGCTGACGGGCATCCGCCCCTCGAAGTCTTCTGGTCGCACCATGCGGGCAAGCTGTTCGAGTTCGAAGGGCGAGCGGATGTCGTTCTTAGCGAAACGCAAACCACCGTTCGGCCATTCGGTGAGCGCGTTGCGCATGGCCTGCTCATCTGTTTCGGCCCAGCTCAAGTGCAGCCGCAGCACGCGGCTCTGGCTTTCTCGACTGCGCCCTGCCTCGCGGGCGCCTTCGGCGAATCGCTTGAGCAGCATGTCGATCTTCTCGAGGGGTGCGGCTTCGGTGATGAGGCCGTCGACGGTCTTGCCGGCTCGCTTCGCGGCGACCGGGCCAGCCGTCGCCACCAAGATTTCGGGGGCGACGTCGGGCATGGTCCAGAGGCGTGTGGATTCGAGGCGATAGAACTGCCCTTCGTGGCGAACGTCTTTATTCGCGAGCCCCGAGGCGAAGAGTTTCTTGATGATCTCGACGGCTTCGAACATCCGATTGATGCGCTCGTGAGCTTCGGGCCAGTACTGCCCAATGATGTGTTCGTTGATCGCTTCGCCGCTGCCGAGGCCCAACCAGTGACGGCCCGGGTTCATCGCA
Proteins encoded in this region:
- a CDS encoding TIGR03557 family F420-dependent LLM class oxidoreductase, encoding MPVTVSAPHIGYAAMLERFHPREVMGFAQHAESRGFRGVMAADHYQPWVPQQGQASFVWNVLSGLGETTTGDLGTGVTAPTFRWHPAMVAQASATLAAMNPGRHWLGLGSGEAINEHIIGQYWPEAHERINRMFEAVEIIKKLFASGLANKDVRHEGQFYRLESTRLWTMPDVAPEILVATAGPVAAKRAGKTVDGLITEAAPLEKIDMLLKRFAEGAREAGRSRESQSRVLRLHLSWAETDEQAMRNALTEWPNGGLRFAKNDIRSPFELEQLARMVRPEDFEGRMPVSADPDVHRAYIQSYLDAGFDRIYLHNVGRNQREFLDVFGRDVLPALRK